Proteins encoded together in one Tripterygium wilfordii isolate XIE 37 chromosome 14, ASM1340144v1, whole genome shotgun sequence window:
- the LOC120015151 gene encoding WD40 repeat-containing protein HOS15-like, with the protein MTTTSSITSVELNYLVFRYLQESGFTHSAFALGYEAGINKCSIDGNFVPPGALITFIQKGLQYLEMEANLSNNDADVDEDFSFLQPIDLITKDVNELRKIIKERKKNLQKDRETDKELDREHEGEYGCLKGKERYERVKECEKERERIEREKEHEKERERIEREKEREKQHEDITDREMVTVQEDKDYPKHEENGVPGGPEPMDISTTPTSQGGEITCSDVTVLEGHASEVCACAWCPTGSLLASGSGDSTARIWTIADGTSRSTSQNGPLNVLVLKHVKGRTNEKSKDVTTLDWNGDGTLLATGSYDGQARIWSTNGELKSTLIKHKGPIFSLKWNKKSDYLLTGSCDKTAIVWDVKAEEWKQQFEFHEGPILDVDWRSNVSFATSSTDNMIYVCKIGETRPVKTFGGHQGEVNCVKWDPTGSLLASCSDDITAKIWSMKQDKYVHDLREHSKEIYTIRWSPTGPGTNQQLVLASASFDSTVKLWDVELGRLLCSLNGHREPVYSVAFSPNGEYLASGSLDRSIHIWSLKEGRIVKTYAGKGGIFEVCWNKDGDKIAACFANNTVCVLNFRM; encoded by the exons ATGACAACGACGTCCTCCATCACATCCGTCGAATTGAATTATCTCGTTTTTCGTTATCTTCAAGAATCAG gttttACCCATTCAGCTTTTGCCTTAGGATATGAGGCTGGTATTAACAAATGCTCTATTGATGGCAATTTCGTTCCACCTGGGGCTCTTATTACCTTTATCCAGAAAGGACTTCAGTACCTGGAGATGGAAGCAAACTTGAGTAAT AATGATGCAGATGTTGATGAAGATTTCTCATTCTTACAACCAATAGATCTCATTACAAAAGACGTCAATGAGCTAAGGAAAATTattaaggaaagaaagaagaactTGCAGAAAGATAGAGAGACAGATAAAGAGCTTGACAGGGAGCATGAAGGAGAATATGGATGCCTGAAAGGGAAGGAAAGATATGAGAGGGTGAAGGAAtgtgaaaaagagagagagaggatagaAAGGGAGAAGGAACatgaaaaggagagagagaggatagaAAGGGAGAAGGAGCGAGAAAAGCAGCATGAGGATATCACTGATAGAGAGATGGTTACAGTTCAAGAGGACAAGGATTATCCCAAGCATGAAGAAAATGGAGTTCCTGGAG GACCGGAACCCATGGATATATCGACAACTCCAACATCGCAGGGAGGTGAAATTACTTGTTCTGATGTGACAGTTTTGGAAGGGCATGCTTCTGAG gTTTGTGCTTGTGCATGGTGTCCAACAGGTTCTCTTCTTGCATCTGG ATCTGGTGATTCGACGGCTCGTATTTGGACCATAGCTGATGGGACCTCAAGGTCTACTTCTCAGAATGGTCCTTTGAATGTGTTGGTCCTGAAGCATGTAAAGGGACGGACAAATGAGAAGAGTAAAGATGTCACCACTCTTGATTGGAAT GGTGACGGCACATTGCTTGCGACGGGTTCATATGATGGACAAGCGAGAATTTGGAGCACAAATG GTGAACTGAAGAGTACTCTTATTAAGCATAAAGGACCCATTTTCTCGCTAAAGTGGAACAAGAAGAGTGATTATCTTCTCACTGGAAGCTGTGATAAAACTGCAATAGTCTGGGATGTAAAGGCAGAAGAATGGAAACAACAGTTTGAATTTCATGAAG GTCCGATTCTTGATGTTGACTGGCGCAGCAATGTTTCATTTGCTACGAGCTCTACTGACAACATGATATATGTCTGCAAGATTGGAGAAACTCGACCTGTTAAAACTTTTGGGGGCCATCAG GGTGAGGTTAATTGTGTCAAATGGGATCCAACAGGATCGTTGCTGGCTTCTTGCTCTGATGACATCACTGCCAAG ATATGGAGTATGAAGCAAGACAAGTATGTTCACGATTTGAGGGAGCATTCTAAG GAGATATACACAATCAGATGGAGTCCAACTGGACCTGGGACAAACCAGCAATTAGTACTGGCAAG TGCGTCATTTGACTCAACAGTGAAGCTATGGGACGTGGAACTAGGAAGACTTCTTTGCAGCCTTAATGGACACAG GGAACCTGTGTACTCAGTTGCATTTAGCCCAAATGGAGAGTATTTGGCTAGTGGATCTCTTGATAGATCCATTCACATCTGGTCCTTGAAGGAAGGAAGGATTGTAAAAACATACGCTGGTAAGGGGGGTATATTTGAAGTCTGTTGGAACAAGGATGGCGACAAGATTGCTGCATGTTTTGCCAACAATACAGTATGCGTGTTGAATTTCAGAATGTAA